A part of Streptomyces sp. NBC_00557 genomic DNA contains:
- a CDS encoding DUF1990 family protein codes for MSSAPFTYEPVGATRDDPAFCPPGFRPMLVRTRLGEGQKLFQRAAEALLTWEMHRALGVRVDAAADRAAPGVDVTITLAGFVKAPCRIIWTVEEPRRAGWAYGTLEGHPECGEEAFVVDRTGDGTVWLTVAAFSRPAKWYAKAGGPATRGFQHAYARRCGTVLRRLCEGTSEA; via the coding sequence ATGTCCTCGGCGCCCTTCACCTACGAGCCGGTCGGCGCGACCCGCGACGACCCGGCGTTCTGCCCGCCCGGCTTCCGCCCCATGCTGGTCCGCACCCGGCTCGGCGAGGGCCAGAAGCTCTTCCAACGGGCGGCCGAGGCGCTCCTCACCTGGGAGATGCACCGCGCCCTGGGCGTGCGCGTCGACGCCGCCGCCGACCGCGCCGCCCCCGGCGTCGACGTCACGATCACCCTGGCCGGGTTCGTCAAGGCCCCCTGCCGCATCATCTGGACGGTGGAGGAACCCCGCCGCGCCGGCTGGGCCTACGGCACCCTGGAGGGCCATCCCGAGTGCGGCGAGGAGGCCTTCGTGGTCGACCGCACCGGCGACGGCACCGTCTGGCTCACGGTTGCGGCCTTCAGCAGACCGGCCAAGTGGTACGCGAAGGCGGGCGGCCCGGCGACCCGGGGCTTCCAGCACGCGTACGCCCGCCGC